A region of the Paracoccaceae bacterium genome:
TGCGCCGGGCTTCCGCTATCGTCGCGCTGCAACGCACGCGGGGTCAGCATGTCATCGGCAGGATTGCGCACGACCGCCTGGATTCTTCTGGTCGGCCTCGTGTTCTACGTGGCCTTCCTCGGGGCGGCGTGACATGGCGCAGCGCTTTGGCGGAAAGCACAGCCCCGACGGCCGCGTCACCGGCCCCGGCGAACATGCGCAGGCGCCCGCCCCGAACCCGTTCGACGGACAGCGCCCGAGCGGCGTGGGCCTGCGCGCGAACCTGCTGTTCGCGCTGCCCTTCCTGTTCGTCTGGAAGGCCTTCACCGGCGATCCGGCAACGCTGGTCCTGTCGTTTGCCGTCTTTGCCCTGATGATGCTGTCCGCCTGGCTGACACGCGACGGCATCCGCGCGCAGGACGCCTATGACGCGCGCGCCGTCGCGCGCCGCCCCGCGATCCCCCGCAAGATATTCGGGGCCGCGCTGATGGGTGCGGGGCTGGCGACGGCAACGGTGATGGCAGGCCAGGGCCCGGTGATCGCGGCGGTGCTGGGGGCGATCGGCAGCGCGCTGCACCTTGCAGCCTTCGGCGCCGACCCGCTGCGCGACAAGGGCGCCGAGGGAATCGACCAGTTCCAGTCGGACCGCGTGGCCGGAGCCGTGGATGAGGCCGAGCGGCACCTTTCGGCGATGAAGGATGCGATCCTGCGCGCGGGCG
Encoded here:
- a CDS encoding 5-bromo-4-chloroindolyl phosphate hydrolysis family protein, which gives rise to MAQRFGGKHSPDGRVTGPGEHAQAPAPNPFDGQRPSGVGLRANLLFALPFLFVWKAFTGDPATLVLSFAVFALMMLSAWLTRDGIRAQDAYDARAVARRPAIPRKIFGAALMGAGLATATVMAGQGPVIAAVLGAIGSALHLAAFGADPLRDKGAEGIDQFQSDRVAGAVDEAERHLSAMKDAILRAGDRRIEGRVDRFAATARAMFRAVEADPRDLTASRKYLGVYLMGARDATVKFADLYARSRDPQARTDYEALLDDLERNFTQATAKLRENDHTDLTVEIEVLRDRLARET